The sequence TGGTTTGGGTGGTTATTGGCTGGTGGGGCAATATTATCACCCCCAAGCAACCCCGGTTACCCGGACAATTTTGGTTTACTTTAATAAAAGCGAACCCACCGATATTGTGCAGGTGGCAGTGGAGCGCACGATTGTTAAAACCGTAGCAGTAGCCACAGCCGCTATACAGGAATTATTGAAAGGGCCCACCGAAACTGAAAAATCTGCCGGGTTGACCACAGCCATGAATGCCGGTACGGTGCTAAATTATGTCAGAATTGATAACGGAGTCGCCACTGTAGATTTCAATAGCCAATTTGATTTCCAGATGGGCGGCTCGGCACGGGTCAGAGCTATTTACCAACAAATTTTCAAGACGCTCACGCAATTTTCCACCATCAAAGAAATAAAAATCACCATCGATAATGGTTCTCGCCCTGCCAACCTGGAGCCTTAATCAGTAGCCAATAGTACCAATTTTCCCATTAATTGGCGCATATCCAGACCAACAGCTTTAGCTGCTTTAGGATAAATGCTTTCGGGCGTCATTCCCGGTAAAGTGTTTATTTCCAAAATAAATAACCGATTTCTTCTTAATATCATATCCACGCGAGATAAGTGTCGACATCCACAAAGTTTATGGATATGTAATGCAATTGCCTGTGCTTGTTCTTGTATTTCTGTACTGATGTATTTTGGCGGGATATTCTCTTGAGTAGCGTTGTTATATTTGACTTCGTAATCAAACCATCTGTTTTCTGGAGGAATGATCTCTACCACAGGCAAAGCTGTATCGCCCAATATCCCCACTGTCAATTCCTGCCCGGCGATGTATTCCTCCGCCAATATGGGGCGGCTAAAATCTATATTTCTTAAATCGTCTGATGATTTAACTATTGCCACTCCGATGCTTGAACCACCTTCAATAGGTTTAAGCACTAATGGATAATTCCAGCCTTCTAAATCACTGGCTTCTTTGATAACTTCCCATTTGGGTGTTTGGATATTATTATCATCAAGGATCTTTTTAGTAGATACTTTATTAAAGCAAAGTTGAGACGAAACAGACCCCGAACCAACAAACGGAACTCCGATATCTTCGAGAATTTTTTGAATACGGCCGTCTTCGCCAAATTGGCCGTGCAACATTGGGATAACTAAATCAAACCCGCTTACTCTATTAGCAACGGAATCTATATTGAACTCATTCAGCTCAAAACCCTCTGTCTCGTATTTGGCCAGTTTACATGCGTTCAAAACTGCCAAACCAGAAGCTTTTGATATTTCTGCTTCAGACGATAAACCAAAACCACCATAAATTACTAAGATTCTCACAAATCAATCTTATCAGGTTCTATCTCCAGATTGGGCATAGAGACCGAAATCTTGACTTTCAGTAACATTGAGCCATAGTGTAAGTGAAGGATTTTAGCATAGGAGGTGTCTTATGCCAGAGGATCCTGAAAAGAAAAGTTTGTGGACT is a genomic window of Patescibacteria group bacterium containing:
- a CDS encoding GerMN domain-containing protein encodes the protein MMKYLIWFLLGLAVGLGGYWLVGQYYHPQATPVTRTILVYFNKSEPTDIVQVAVERTIVKTVAVATAAIQELLKGPTETEKSAGLTTAMNAGTVLNYVRIDNGVATVDFNSQFDFQMGGSARVRAIYQQIFKTLTQFSTIKEIKITIDNGSRPANLEP
- a CDS encoding D-alanine--D-alanine ligase — protein: MRILVIYGGFGLSSEAEISKASGLAVLNACKLAKYETEGFELNEFNIDSVANRVSGFDLVIPMLHGQFGEDGRIQKILEDIGVPFVGSGSVSSQLCFNKVSTKKILDDNNIQTPKWEVIKEASDLEGWNYPLVLKPIEGGSSIGVAIVKSSDDLRNIDFSRPILAEEYIAGQELTVGILGDTALPVVEIIPPENRWFDYEVKYNNATQENIPPKYISTEIQEQAQAIALHIHKLCGCRHLSRVDMILRRNRLFILEINTLPGMTPESIYPKAAKAVGLDMRQLMGKLVLLATD